The following proteins come from a genomic window of Shewanella halifaxensis HAW-EB4:
- the ihfA gene encoding integration host factor subunit alpha yields the protein MALTKAEMAEHLFETLGINKRVAKEMVETFFEEIRQALESGEQVKLSGFGNFDLRDKNQRPGRNPKTGEDIPISARRVVTFRPGQKLKSRVEEANAKK from the coding sequence ATGGCACTTACCAAAGCCGAAATGGCAGAACATCTTTTTGAAACGCTAGGTATCAACAAGAGAGTAGCGAAAGAGATGGTAGAGACGTTTTTCGAAGAAATTCGTCAAGCTCTTGAAAGTGGTGAGCAGGTCAAGCTATCTGGCTTTGGCAACTTTGACCTGAGGGACAAGAATCAAAGACCGGGAAGGAACCCAAAAACGGGAGAAGACATCCCAATTTCGGCACGTCGAGTAGTGACGTTCCGTCCGGGACAGAAACTCAAAAGCCGTGTCGAAGAGGCTAACGCAAAGAAGTAA